In Synechococcales cyanobacterium T60_A2020_003, a single window of DNA contains:
- a CDS encoding adenylate/guanylate cyclase domain-containing protein gives MDQVFAAEVGEPRGRREFNILGDVVNIASRLTSAASPNQVLLTESVYHQVASAFSCTSMGCIFLKGKAQSTAVYAVSQPKHR, from the coding sequence ATGGATCAGGTCTTTGCGGCGGAGGTGGGAGAACCCAGAGGACGACGAGAGTTCAATATTTTAGGCGATGTAGTCAACATCGCGTCTCGGTTGACCTCGGCAGCGTCACCCAATCAAGTGCTGCTGACGGAATCTGTCTATCACCAAGTTGCATCTGCTTTTTCCTGCACCTCAATGGGATGCATTTTCCTGAAGGGCAAAGCCCAATCTACAGCGGTTTACGCGGTGTCTCAACCTAAGCATAGGTAA